The proteins below are encoded in one region of Ricinus communis isolate WT05 ecotype wild-type chromosome 6, ASM1957865v1, whole genome shotgun sequence:
- the LOC8267807 gene encoding pentatricopeptide repeat-containing protein At1g52640, mitochondrial, whose translation MAVRSLISKPRPLCSLFSYLLNSKSYTLSSLAPRTKNLPSPDLVNEISRILSDHRNPHHDLELSLTTYSSHISTTLVEQVLKRCKNLGFSAQRFFLWAKRIPGFDHSKESYHILVDILGSSKQFALLWDFLIEIRESQDFEISPQVFWLVFRAYSRANLPSDAIRAFDRMVEFGLKPTIDDLDQLLYVLCKRKHAKHAQQIFDRVKHQFQTRAKTYSILVRGWGDIGESVSACKVFDEMREQQCAVDVLAYNSLLEAFCKGGKVSEAYKMFREMGSNGIKPDACTFSIFIRAYCEANDIHLAYRVLDEMKRYDLVPNVFTYNCMIKKLCKKEKVEEAYQLLNEIIERSGQPDAWSYNAILAYHCEHSEVNSATRLISRMVKDNCLPDKHSYNMLLKLLIRVGRFDRAIEVWESMGEKGFYPSVSTYSVMVHGLCKKKGKLEEACKYFEMMIDEGIPPYSSTVEILRNRLIGLGLLDYIEILAGKMEHSTACSIQELAIAMRGGKVHVRSRSEETESESD comes from the coding sequence atggCAGTGAGATCACTCATCTCTAAACCCCGACCCCTATGCTCTCTCTTCAGCTATCTCCTTAATTCTAAATCCTACACTCTCTCTTCCCTTGCTCCACGCACTAAGAACCTGCCCTCGCCAGACCTTGTAAATGAAATCTCTCGCATTTTAAGTGACCATCGGAACCCACACCATGATTTAGAGCTCTCTCTCACTACTTATTCTTCACACATATCAACAACCTTAGTGGAGCAAGTTTTAAAACGCTGCAAGAATCTTGGATTCTCTGCACAAAGATTCTTTCTTTGGGCTAAAAGAATTCCGGGTTTTGATCATAGTAAAGAAAGCTATCACATTTTGGTAGACATTTTGGGCTCTAGTAAGCAGTTTGCTTTATTATGGGATTTCTTGATAGAAATTAGAGAATCTCAAGATTTCGAAATAAGCCCACAAGTTTTTTGGCTTGTTTTTAGAGCTTATAGTAGAGCTAATTTACCAAGTGATGCTATTCGTGCTTTTGATAGAATGGTTGAGTTTGGTTTAAAGCCTACTATTGATGATCTTGATCAGTTATTGTATGTGTTATGCAAAAGGAAACATGCGAAACATGCCCAACAAATTTTTGATAGAGTTAAGCATCAATTTCAGACTAGAGCTAAAACTTACAGTATTCTGGTGAGGGGATGGGGTGATATCGGCGAGTCAGTGTCAGCATGTAAGGTGTTCGATGAAATGCGTGAACAACAATGTGCTGTGGATGTCCTTGCTTATAATAGCTTGTTGGAGGCTTTTTGCAAGGGGGGTAAAGTTAGTGAAGCCTACAAGATGTTTCGAGAAATGGGCTCAAATGGGATTAAGCCAGATGCTTGtactttttcaatatttatacgTGCATATTGTGAGGCAAATGATATTCATTTAGCTTATAGGGTGCTTGATGAGATGAAGAGATATGATCTTGTGCCTAATGTGTTTACTTATAATTGCATGATCAAGAAGCTATGCAAGAAGGAAAAGGTGGAAGAGGCTTATCAACTTTTGAATGAGATAATTGAGAGGAGTGGTCAACCTGATGCATGGAGTTACAATGCAATCCTAGCTTATCATTGTGAGCATAGTGAGGTCAATAGTGCTACCAGGCTGATCTCTAGAATGGTCAAAGATAATTGCTTGCCGGATAAGCATAGTTATAACATGTTGCTCAAGTTGCTGATAAGAGTAGGGAGATTTGATAGAGCAATAGAAGTATGGGAGAGTATGGGGGAGAAGGGATTTTATCCTTCGGTCTCAACATATTCTGTTATGGTTCATGGTTTGTGCaagaaaaagggtaaattagAGGAGGCATGTAAATACTTTGAGATGATGATTGACGAAGGAATACCACCATATTCTTCTACTGTGGAGATTCTGAGAAACAGGCTAATAGGGTTAGGATTATTGGATTACATTGAGATACTTGCAGGTAAAATGGAGCATAGCACTGCTTGTTCTATACAAGAGTTGGCAATTGCGATGAGAGGCGGTAAAGTGCATGTAAGATCAAGAAGTGAAGAAACAGAGTCAGAAAGTGACTGA
- the LOC8267809 gene encoding ATP-dependent RNA helicase DBP3, whose product MAKGDDTVTKKRNKAKRKKLNRENSSNVSARVASIIAAKKRRLSGKRRMCQGMCFSLPTLDDPFNERHGRMDINVKDKKKKVNTREFVKGKNASLNKETLNRKNGEADHLKRKNEKLVNLRGEMKNSIIFSNNLGQKIALDTENRKVQLNGNDLNHQEQACDYSDGPSKFFILCLNAIEKALRHDGTYNDEEKPLLVNPWGLEFLKFCSIGKDILETSGSSCTIEQIAWIVSIAADAIARKEKEGLSFSSPFLLFLVPSQEKAAKVRMVCKPLKDLGVHTVSLHAGASLDHQIRGLKSCEPEFLVSTPERLMELISLKAIDITGVSFLVVDGLDSLYQDGSLGSLKSIRQSISGNPHTVAFNNLFNHACVPALQNLFVGSINRLSLSDSICSQSACIFQTIEVCTSEQKKLSKVVQVLRGAYDDQLCSHRLKLLFIVENNKKAASLVKILKSNGYSVSTESNCEVSNVDTSLDSNCRMKPVVSVINAEHISTADLGVYEIIILPNFVLSIDNYIQILTRMARHTTHGILHSFMTEEDALLAGPLIEILEQCGQAVPETLRTLHLRSSMSE is encoded by the exons ATGGCAAAAGGAGATGATACAGTcacaaaaaagagaaacaaagcaaaaagaaaaaagctcaACAGAGAAAACTCTTCTAATGTTTCAGCCCGTGTTGCTTCCATTATCGCCGCCAAGAAACGCCGTCTGTCTGGTAAACGCCGTATGTGCCAG GGAATGTGTTTCAGCCTTCCTACTCTAGATGATCCGTTCAATGAACGGCATGGTAGAATGGATATTAATGTAAaggataagaaaaagaaagtgaatACAAGAGAGTTTGTTAAGGGGAAGAATGCTTCTCTGAATAAAGAAACTCTTAACAGGAAAAACGGAGAGGCGGATCACCTGAAACGGAAAAATGAGAAGCTTGTGAATTTGAGGGGAGAGATGAAAAATTCAATCATTTTCAGTAATAATTTAGGACAAAAAATTGCTCTTGACACTGAAAACAGAAAGGTTCAGTTGAATGGGAATGATCTTAATCATCAAGAACAGGCCTGTGATTACTCAGATGGTCCATCAAAGTTTTTTATTCTGTGCTTGAATGCAATAGAGAAAGCACTGCGTCATGATGGTACCTATAATGATGAGGAGAAGCCTCTGCTTGTTAACCCTTGGGGACTtgaattcttaaaattttgttcAATTGGAAAAGACATACTGGAGACTAGTGGATCTTCTTGTACTATCGAGCAAATTGCATGGATTGTGTCCATTGCTGCCGATGCTATTgcaagaaaagagaaagaagggCTGTCATTTTCCAGTCCATTTCTTCTATTCCTTGTACCATCCCAAGAAAAAGCTGCTAAG GTACGTATGGTGTGCAAACCTTTGAAAGATCTTGGCGTTCATACAGTCAGTTTACATGCTGGTGCCTCTTTGGATCACCAGATCCGTGG CCTAAAGAGTTGTGAACCTGAGTTTCTTGTATCAACACCTGAGAGACTTATGGAGCTTATCTCCTTGAAGGCAATCGATATAACTGGGGTCTCCTTTCTG GTTGTTGATGGACTGGATTCTCTTTATCAAGATGGTTCACTTGGTTCTCTAAAATCCATCAGGCAATCTATTTCAGGAAATCCTCACACTGTGGCTTTCAACAATCTCTTTAATCATGCTTGTGTTCCTGCTCTGCAGAATCTTTTCGTAGGATCAATTAATAGATTGTCGCTTAGTGACTCTATTTGCAGTCAAAGTGCATGCATTTTTCAAACAATAGAAGTGTGCACTTCGGAACAAAAAAAGCTTTCAAAG GTTGTGCAAGTGTTGCGTGGTGCTTATGACGATCAGCTTTGCTCCCACCGTTTGAAGTTGCTATTCATAgttgaaaataataagaagGCTGCTAGTTTGGTTAAGATCCTAAAAAGCAATGGTTATTCTGTTTCAACTGAGTCCAATTGTGAGGTTTCAAATGTTGACACCAG CCTGGATTCAAATTGCAGAATGAAACCTGTAGTTTCCGTGATAAATGCAGAGCACATCAGCACTGCTGACTTAGGTGTCTATGAGATCATAATTTTACCCAATTTTGTCCTCTCAATTGACAATTATATACAAATTCTCACAAGGATGGCCCGGCACACTACCCATGGCATTTTGCATAGCTTTATGACtgaagaagatgcattgttAGCTGGACCACTGATTGAAATTCTTGAGCAATGTGGACAGGCAGTGCCTGAAACTCTCAGAACCTTGCATCTTAGATCATCCATGTCAGAATGA
- the LOC8267811 gene encoding GABA transporter 1 isoform X1 produces MNICTAKDKENGSSIDPSTELDAGALFVLKSRGSWLHCGYHLTTSIVGSAIFSLPFAVAFLGWGFGVVCIILAALVTFYSYNLLCVVLEHRAQLGNRHLRFRDMATDILGRIMTGPGWGKYFVGPLQFVICYGAVISGTLLGGQSLKFIFLLCNSNGKLQLYQFIIIFGGAILLLAQMPSFHSLRHINFVSLILCLAYTVCVTAGSIHIGNSKNSPPKNYSRVGSQENRFFDSINAISIVSTAYACGIIPEIQATIAPPVKGKMFKGLCICYTVAVTTFFSVAISGYWAFGNQAKGTVLTNFMVDGKPLLPPWFLLMTNSFILLQLVAITVTYLQPTNELFEKRFANPRMDELSIRNVIPRLIFRTLSVTIGTLIAAMLPFFGDIMALLGAFGCIPLDFILPMVFYNVTFKPSKQTLIFWINTLIAIVSSTLAAVGAVASVRQIVVDAKMYSLFADM; encoded by the exons ATGAACATTTGCACagcaaaagacaaagaaaatggCAGCAGCATCGATCCTTCAACTGAACTTGATGCCGGAGCTCTGTTCGTCCTCAAATCAAGAG GATCGTGGTTGCACTGCGGATATCATTTGACAACGTCAATCGTCGGTTCGGCGATTTTCAGTCTTCCTTTTGCAGTAGCCTTTCTCGGCTGGGGATTCGGAGTTGTGTGCATAATTCTCGCTGCTTTAGTCACTTTCTATTCATACAATCTTCTTTGTGTGGTGTTGGAACACCGCGCTCAACTTGGGAACCGCCACCTTAGATTCCGGGACATGGCTACAGATATTCTTG GGAGAATTATGACAGGACCTGGATGGGGCAAGTATTTTGTGGGTCCACTTCAATTCGTAATATGCTATGGTGCAGTTATTTCCGGCACTCTTCTCGGAGGACAGAGCCTAAAG TTCATTTTCCTTCTCTgcaactcaaatgggaaacTGCAACTGTACcagtttataattatttttggaggTGCAATATTATTGTTGGCACAAATGCCATCCTTCCACTCTCTAAGACATATCAACTTTGTCTCATTGATCCTTTGTCTTGCTTATACTGTTTGTGTCACAGCTGGTTCTATACATATTG GAAATTCCAAGAATTCACCTCCCAAGAACTACTCCAGAGTTGGATCCCAAGAAAATCGATTTTTCGATTCTATTAATGCTATTTCAATCGTCTCTACCGCATATGCCTGTGGAATAATCCCTGAAATACag GCAACTATAGCTCCTCCGGTGAAGGGCAAGATGTTCAAAGGATTATGCATCTGCTATACAGTGGCAGTCACTACATTCTTCAGCGTAGCCATCTCTGGTTATTGGGCATTTGGGAATCAAGCTAAGGGAACAGTTCTTACCAATTTCATGGTTGATGGCAAACCATTGTTGCCTCCTTGGTTTCTTTTGATGACCAACAGTTTCATTCTCTTACAACTTGTTGCTATAACAGTC ACATATTTGCAACCAACAAATGAATTGTTCGAAAAACGGTTCGCAAATCCAAGGATGGATGAGCTCTCGATTCGCAATGTGATACCAAGGTTGATTTTTAGAACATTGTCAGTAACCATAGGTACCCTAATAGCTGCAATGTTACCTTTCTTTGGAGACATAATGGCGCTACTTGGAGCATTTGGATGCATTCCTTTGGATTTCATTTTGCCAATGGTGTTCTACAATGTCACTTTCAAGCCATCCAAACAAACCCTGATTTTCTGGATCAATACATTGATAGCAATAGTTTCATCGACTCTGGCCGCAGTTGGGGCAGTAGCATCGGTTAGACAAATAGTTGTTGATGCCAAGATGTATAGCTTGTTTGCTGATATGTAG
- the LOC8267811 gene encoding GABA transporter 1 isoform X2, translated as MNICTAKDKENGSSIDPSTELDAGALFVLKSRGSWLHCGYHLTTSIVGSAIFSLPFAVAFLGWGFGVVCIILAALVTFYSYNLLCVVLEHRAQLGNRHLRFRDMATDILGPGWGKYFVGPLQFVICYGAVISGTLLGGQSLKFIFLLCNSNGKLQLYQFIIIFGGAILLLAQMPSFHSLRHINFVSLILCLAYTVCVTAGSIHIGNSKNSPPKNYSRVGSQENRFFDSINAISIVSTAYACGIIPEIQATIAPPVKGKMFKGLCICYTVAVTTFFSVAISGYWAFGNQAKGTVLTNFMVDGKPLLPPWFLLMTNSFILLQLVAITVTYLQPTNELFEKRFANPRMDELSIRNVIPRLIFRTLSVTIGTLIAAMLPFFGDIMALLGAFGCIPLDFILPMVFYNVTFKPSKQTLIFWINTLIAIVSSTLAAVGAVASVRQIVVDAKMYSLFADM; from the exons ATGAACATTTGCACagcaaaagacaaagaaaatggCAGCAGCATCGATCCTTCAACTGAACTTGATGCCGGAGCTCTGTTCGTCCTCAAATCAAGAG GATCGTGGTTGCACTGCGGATATCATTTGACAACGTCAATCGTCGGTTCGGCGATTTTCAGTCTTCCTTTTGCAGTAGCCTTTCTCGGCTGGGGATTCGGAGTTGTGTGCATAATTCTCGCTGCTTTAGTCACTTTCTATTCATACAATCTTCTTTGTGTGGTGTTGGAACACCGCGCTCAACTTGGGAACCGCCACCTTAGATTCCGGGACATGGCTACAGATATTCTTG GACCTGGATGGGGCAAGTATTTTGTGGGTCCACTTCAATTCGTAATATGCTATGGTGCAGTTATTTCCGGCACTCTTCTCGGAGGACAGAGCCTAAAG TTCATTTTCCTTCTCTgcaactcaaatgggaaacTGCAACTGTACcagtttataattatttttggaggTGCAATATTATTGTTGGCACAAATGCCATCCTTCCACTCTCTAAGACATATCAACTTTGTCTCATTGATCCTTTGTCTTGCTTATACTGTTTGTGTCACAGCTGGTTCTATACATATTG GAAATTCCAAGAATTCACCTCCCAAGAACTACTCCAGAGTTGGATCCCAAGAAAATCGATTTTTCGATTCTATTAATGCTATTTCAATCGTCTCTACCGCATATGCCTGTGGAATAATCCCTGAAATACag GCAACTATAGCTCCTCCGGTGAAGGGCAAGATGTTCAAAGGATTATGCATCTGCTATACAGTGGCAGTCACTACATTCTTCAGCGTAGCCATCTCTGGTTATTGGGCATTTGGGAATCAAGCTAAGGGAACAGTTCTTACCAATTTCATGGTTGATGGCAAACCATTGTTGCCTCCTTGGTTTCTTTTGATGACCAACAGTTTCATTCTCTTACAACTTGTTGCTATAACAGTC ACATATTTGCAACCAACAAATGAATTGTTCGAAAAACGGTTCGCAAATCCAAGGATGGATGAGCTCTCGATTCGCAATGTGATACCAAGGTTGATTTTTAGAACATTGTCAGTAACCATAGGTACCCTAATAGCTGCAATGTTACCTTTCTTTGGAGACATAATGGCGCTACTTGGAGCATTTGGATGCATTCCTTTGGATTTCATTTTGCCAATGGTGTTCTACAATGTCACTTTCAAGCCATCCAAACAAACCCTGATTTTCTGGATCAATACATTGATAGCAATAGTTTCATCGACTCTGGCCGCAGTTGGGGCAGTAGCATCGGTTAGACAAATAGTTGTTGATGCCAAGATGTATAGCTTGTTTGCTGATATGTAG